From a single Alkalihalophilus pseudofirmus genomic region:
- a CDS encoding ABC transporter permease — protein MNNQSETKEQNGADAKLLDAIASSKRPDRPSALSSSLTFAKRAMLRIKHIPEQLFDVTVFPIIFLLMFTYLFGGAIAGSTSEYLQFLLPGILVMTVAQITMYTGIDLNNDIRKGIFDRFRTLPIWLPSALVGALLVDTVRYSIASAIMIGLGFLLGFRPDGGFIGIIQAVALMLFFCFSLSWIWTTLGLIMRSEKSLMMVSMMVLFPLTFVSNVFVDPETLPGWLEKFVDVNPISLLVTAVRGLMHGMATLEQIGWVLFVSVLIMAIFAPLTMYLYRKK, from the coding sequence ATGAATAATCAATCAGAGACGAAAGAACAAAACGGAGCAGATGCAAAACTGCTTGATGCGATTGCCTCAAGTAAACGCCCAGATCGGCCGAGTGCCTTATCTTCATCTCTTACCTTTGCCAAAAGGGCCATGCTTCGGATTAAGCATATTCCTGAGCAGCTATTTGATGTGACTGTGTTTCCAATTATCTTTTTACTTATGTTTACGTATCTGTTTGGAGGGGCGATTGCGGGATCCACGAGTGAATATTTACAGTTCCTCCTTCCCGGTATTCTTGTCATGACTGTAGCGCAAATTACGATGTATACAGGGATTGACTTAAATAATGATATTAGAAAAGGGATCTTTGATCGTTTCCGCACGTTACCGATTTGGCTGCCTTCAGCCTTAGTAGGTGCATTACTTGTTGATACTGTTCGTTACTCGATTGCCTCGGCCATTATGATCGGACTTGGTTTTCTGCTTGGCTTCAGGCCGGATGGCGGGTTTATCGGGATCATTCAAGCAGTCGCCTTAATGTTATTTTTCTGCTTTAGTTTATCATGGATCTGGACGACACTTGGACTTATCATGCGTTCTGAGAAATCATTGATGATGGTCAGTATGATGGTACTCTTTCCGCTCACGTTCGTCAGTAATGTATTCGTAGATCCAGAGACGCTGCCAGGCTGGTTGGAAAAGTTCGTTGATGTAAACCCGATCTCACTTCTAGTGACTGCTGTTCGTGGATTGATGCATGGGATGGCTACACTTGAACAAATTGGCTGGGTGCTCTTTGTCTCCGTTCTAATCATGGCTATATTCGCACCTTTGACGATGTATTTATACCGTAAAAAGTAA
- a CDS encoding DUF4260 domain-containing protein, whose product MNKSMLHIEGLAFLVLSVYFYWVNEYSWVMFFILLLAPDISMLGYLVNSKVGARCYNIFHTYSLSITIVLVGLLLTNQLVLAIGLIWSAHIGMDRAIGYGLKYSTDFKDTHLNRV is encoded by the coding sequence TTGAATAAAAGTATGTTACACATTGAAGGGCTGGCGTTTTTAGTGTTAAGTGTATATTTTTATTGGGTTAATGAGTACAGTTGGGTTATGTTTTTTATCTTATTATTAGCACCTGATATTTCTATGTTAGGGTATTTAGTAAACAGTAAAGTTGGGGCACGTTGCTATAATATTTTTCATACTTATAGTTTGTCTATTACTATTGTTTTAGTAGGGTTACTCCTAACTAATCAGTTGGTGTTGGCAATAGGGTTAATATGGTCAGCCCATATAGGAATGGATAGAGCCATTGGATACGGTCTTAAATATTCAACTGATTTCAAAGATACACATTTAAATAGAGTTTAA
- a CDS encoding AAA family ATPase, which translates to MINKIHIIGSVGSGKTTLARELAAKLNLPHIELDNVSWERSPSGDKRRTEKECAALLHTLVQSDQWIIEGVHTKEWVDTSFRNADLVIFLDTANHVRLYPVLKRYLLQKLRIEPSNYKPTKEILFNMFKWNKYFEDVAKPRFFKKYASLQDKILIVKNKRPVDEYMQSLSPNRLGFI; encoded by the coding sequence ATGATTAATAAGATACATATTATTGGCTCGGTCGGCAGCGGCAAAACCACTTTAGCAAGGGAGTTAGCTGCAAAACTCAATCTTCCACATATAGAGTTAGATAATGTTTCTTGGGAGAGAAGCCCTTCAGGAGATAAAAGGCGGACAGAGAAAGAGTGTGCAGCCTTATTACATACCCTCGTTCAATCAGACCAGTGGATTATTGAGGGAGTACACACGAAAGAATGGGTTGATACTAGTTTTCGCAATGCGGATTTGGTCATATTTTTGGATACAGCTAACCACGTAAGATTGTACCCAGTACTAAAAAGATATTTGTTACAGAAATTAAGAATTGAACCATCAAACTATAAACCAACCAAAGAAATCTTATTTAATATGTTTAAATGGAACAAGTATTTTGAGGATGTTGCAAAGCCAAGATTCTTTAAGAAATATGCTTCGTTACAAGATAAAATACTCATTGTAAAAAATAAAAGACCTGTAGACGAATATATGCAATCATTATCACCTAATAGATTAGGCTTCATATAA
- a CDS encoding GNAT family N-acetyltransferase translates to MQISLANVSHGSEVIKFFNEHLDTNNSAVYSEEFLCPLGMKAAIRRNQMMIATDQGKVVGALRFYRKKTQKQISLYQFAISESHRGEGLLIDMLKTINDLPILVSCPTSSNFNEYYYKSGWVLQKQNTEFKVWAFNNDP, encoded by the coding sequence ATGCAAATTTCCTTAGCAAACGTATCACATGGGTCAGAAGTGATTAAGTTCTTCAATGAACATCTTGACACTAATAACAGTGCAGTTTATTCTGAAGAATTTTTATGCCCTCTTGGAATGAAAGCAGCCATAAGAAGAAACCAAATGATGATTGCGACAGATCAAGGAAAAGTAGTAGGGGCCCTTCGTTTTTACCGAAAGAAAACGCAGAAGCAAATATCTTTATACCAATTTGCAATAAGTGAAAGTCATCGGGGGGAAGGTTTATTAATTGATATGCTTAAAACAATCAATGATCTTCCAATCCTTGTCTCCTGTCCGACTAGTTCCAACTTTAATGAGTACTATTACAAGTCAGGGTGGGTTCTACAAAAGCAAAATACCGAATTTAAAGTATGGGCATTTAATAATGATCCATAG
- a CDS encoding DoxX family protein, whose amino-acid sequence MEQKYEVSLFIIRVVLGVTFLIHGIDKFQMGLGNVAGWFESIGIMGFFGYAVAIIELVGGIALLLGVGTRMISALIGFVMLGAIFMVKLPLGFMGTEAAGYELDIALLAMAAALVISGSKLLALDTKLFGNKNENSSTRISA is encoded by the coding sequence GTGGAACAAAAGTATGAAGTAAGTCTATTTATTATTCGTGTCGTATTAGGAGTGACATTTTTAATTCACGGGATTGATAAGTTTCAAATGGGGCTTGGTAACGTAGCTGGATGGTTTGAAAGTATTGGTATTATGGGCTTTTTCGGTTATGCTGTTGCGATCATTGAACTTGTGGGTGGAATTGCCTTATTACTAGGAGTTGGAACTAGAATGATTTCTGCATTAATTGGATTCGTCATGCTAGGGGCGATCTTTATGGTCAAATTACCACTCGGTTTCATGGGTACAGAAGCAGCAGGTTATGAATTAGACATAGCTTTATTGGCAATGGCAGCTGCCCTTGTTATTAGTGGCAGCAAACTGCTTGCATTGGACACTAAATTATTTGGAAACAAAAACGAAAATTCGAGTACAAGAATAAGCGCGTAA
- a CDS encoding VOC family protein yields the protein MNFHREPTTYVGQVNLKVQDLDRSIAFYKEVIGFKVLNQTPRSAVFTTDGTTALLSVEQPEQVIPKQARTTGLYHFALLLPKREDLAQIVHHFVRHDVQLGSSDHLVSEALYLSDPDGNGIEIYVDRDPSEWSWSNGEVQMAVDPLNFPDLLTTHKQQQWKGLPSETVMGHIHLHVSELRKTEEFYIKGLGFEVVNRFGSQALFIADGKYHHHIGLNTWAGVGAPIPPLNSVGLESFDLMLSSEEKRNQIISQLKEIGATVKEDDGSTVAVDPSGNHIRLIAKQ from the coding sequence ATGAATTTTCATCGTGAGCCTACTACATATGTAGGTCAAGTAAACCTTAAAGTACAAGATTTAGACCGTTCTATTGCTTTTTATAAAGAAGTGATTGGGTTTAAAGTGCTAAACCAAACGCCAAGATCCGCTGTATTTACAACGGATGGAACGACAGCATTATTATCAGTAGAGCAGCCAGAACAAGTTATTCCAAAACAAGCAAGAACGACGGGCTTATATCACTTTGCGCTCCTTCTGCCAAAGCGAGAAGACTTAGCTCAGATCGTTCATCATTTTGTAAGACATGACGTACAGTTAGGTTCTTCTGACCACCTAGTAAGTGAAGCTCTTTATTTATCTGATCCAGATGGAAACGGAATTGAGATCTATGTAGACAGAGACCCATCAGAGTGGAGCTGGAGCAATGGAGAGGTGCAAATGGCAGTTGATCCGTTAAATTTTCCTGATCTTTTAACAACGCATAAACAGCAGCAATGGAAAGGCCTTCCATCAGAAACAGTCATGGGCCATATCCATTTACATGTATCAGAATTAAGAAAGACTGAAGAGTTTTATATCAAGGGTCTTGGCTTTGAGGTTGTCAATCGATTCGGAAGTCAGGCGCTTTTCATAGCAGATGGAAAGTACCATCATCATATCGGGTTAAATACGTGGGCCGGCGTAGGGGCTCCGATACCGCCGCTAAATAGTGTAGGACTCGAATCATTTGATCTTATGCTCTCAAGTGAGGAAAAGAGAAATCAAATCATTTCACAGTTAAAAGAAATCGGAGCAACCGTAAAAGAAGACGACGGTTCTACTGTAGCTGTAGACCCTTCAGGCAATCACATTCGGTTAATAGCTAAACAATAG
- a CDS encoding GNAT family N-acetyltransferase, with translation MSRDDHIRRLNRSDKPCFVQLMAKSFENDPLFNYLFKDGEVDQKFEERACAFVAFLFDKSFCLLEEIWGIYDQDKLIGAYIIEMPHMKGTQKIFGGLKLVGRVIQLLKNLSLKTVIKLNRYMKVSRRNVPKLPLHYLIMIGVMPSRQGYGVGGQLMQHIMKQVREDHRSRGIALDTEHKRNISHYRRFGFCLYSETQLDDIAIYGMMKINVKLQGRDMQQKP, from the coding sequence ATGAGCAGAGATGACCATATCAGAAGGTTAAATAGGTCGGATAAACCATGTTTTGTTCAACTCATGGCAAAATCATTTGAAAATGATCCATTATTCAATTATTTATTTAAAGATGGTGAGGTAGATCAAAAATTTGAGGAGCGTGCTTGCGCGTTTGTTGCCTTTCTTTTTGATAAAAGCTTTTGCTTGTTAGAAGAAATATGGGGCATCTATGATCAAGACAAGCTCATTGGAGCGTACATCATCGAGATGCCACATATGAAAGGAACTCAAAAGATTTTTGGTGGACTTAAGCTAGTCGGTAGGGTCATTCAACTTCTGAAAAATCTATCGTTGAAGACAGTCATCAAGCTGAATCGTTATATGAAGGTATCCAGAAGAAATGTTCCGAAGCTGCCCTTGCATTACCTCATCATGATTGGCGTAATGCCATCCAGACAAGGATATGGTGTTGGCGGTCAGTTAATGCAGCATATCATGAAACAAGTTCGTGAAGATCATCGTTCTCGTGGGATTGCATTAGATACTGAACATAAAAGGAATATTAGCCATTATAGGCGGTTTGGTTTTTGTCTATATAGTGAAACACAATTAGACGACATCGCCATTTACGGTATGATGAAAATAAACGTGAAGCTTCAGGGAAGGGATATGCAACAGAAGCCGTGA
- a CDS encoding DUF5412 domain-containing protein has product MKKLFKWFVIVSLLFIALVGYGVYWAFYDMNRLPIGEYLTEETSSDGKYILKAYVTNGGATTSHSIRGELVFNEGNKKTKNIYWNYREDNANITWTDNDTVVINGHTLDVPNEKFDFRNE; this is encoded by the coding sequence ATGAAAAAATTATTTAAATGGTTTGTGATTGTCTCATTATTATTTATTGCATTGGTCGGTTATGGAGTTTATTGGGCATTTTATGATATGAACAGGTTACCAATAGGAGAATATCTTACAGAAGAGACTTCATCAGACGGAAAATATATCTTAAAAGCATATGTCACCAATGGAGGTGCAACAACATCACACTCTATTCGTGGTGAATTAGTTTTTAATGAAGGAAATAAAAAAACTAAAAATATATATTGGAATTATAGAGAAGATAATGCAAATATTACTTGGACAGATAATGATACAGTAGTGATAAACGGACATACATTAGATGTACCAAATGAGAAATTCGACTTTAGAAATGAGTAA
- a CDS encoding DUF4256 domain-containing protein: MTTTNKELTAEQREELLTKLKKRFEKHMNRHEGIEWGEVQAKIDAHPDKLWTLFQMEETEGEPDVVAYDAEADEYIFYDCSKESPKGRRSVCYDREALESRKKYKPETSAIDLAAELGIDLLTEEEYRYLQTLGEFDKKTSSWVMTPSHIRDLGGALFCDRRYDTIFVYHNGADSYFGARGFRGSVRI; this comes from the coding sequence ATGACGACAACAAACAAGGAATTAACGGCTGAACAACGTGAGGAATTACTAACAAAATTAAAAAAACGCTTTGAGAAACATATGAACCGTCATGAAGGAATTGAGTGGGGTGAGGTCCAAGCGAAAATCGACGCTCACCCGGATAAACTTTGGACACTGTTTCAAATGGAAGAAACAGAAGGCGAGCCGGATGTTGTTGCTTATGATGCGGAAGCAGACGAATACATCTTTTATGACTGTTCAAAAGAAAGCCCTAAAGGCCGCAGAAGTGTGTGTTACGACCGTGAAGCATTAGAATCGAGAAAGAAATATAAGCCAGAAACAAGTGCGATCGATTTAGCTGCGGAACTAGGTATTGACCTTTTAACAGAAGAGGAGTACCGCTACCTTCAAACGTTAGGAGAATTTGATAAAAAGACATCCAGCTGGGTTATGACGCCTAGCCATATCAGAGATCTTGGCGGAGCCTTATTCTGTGACCGCCGTTATGACACGATTTTTGTCTATCATAATGGAGCTGATTCTTATTTTGGCGCACGAGGATTCCGCGGATCCGTTAGAATTTAA
- a CDS encoding ArsR/SmtB family transcription factor yields MKLEIPIIDSLSTPTDFSYYEKRFKALADQKRLQLLSILCQQGSSCVCDLTDLLELPQSKLSYHLKILLDAELIQKEKKGTWNYYSINTKTVDHLLSEQLCCLFRPASKG; encoded by the coding sequence ATGAAACTAGAAATACCAATTATAGATAGCCTCAGTACCCCGACCGATTTTAGTTATTATGAAAAACGATTCAAAGCATTAGCGGATCAAAAAAGACTTCAGTTACTCTCGATCCTTTGTCAACAAGGCTCAAGTTGTGTGTGTGATTTAACAGATCTACTTGAATTACCGCAATCAAAATTATCCTATCATCTTAAAATTTTATTGGATGCAGAGCTAATTCAGAAGGAAAAGAAAGGGACGTGGAATTACTATTCCATCAATACGAAAACAGTCGATCATTTACTATCTGAACAGTTATGTTGCTTATTTCGTCCAGCTTCCAAAGGATAA
- a CDS encoding winged helix-turn-helix transcriptional regulator, which translates to MDKSICPRFEKAMGLMSQRWTGLIIYQLLTGPQRFCSIESAIGVSGRVLSERLKDLENEGIVKREVFPETPVRIEYSLTEKGNSLEPFMREMEKWSQDWLEV; encoded by the coding sequence TTGGATAAGTCAATTTGTCCTAGATTTGAAAAAGCTATGGGTTTAATGAGTCAAAGATGGACAGGTTTAATCATTTACCAGCTTCTAACTGGTCCACAGCGTTTTTGCAGTATTGAATCGGCAATCGGTGTCAGTGGAAGAGTCCTTTCAGAAAGGCTAAAGGACCTTGAAAACGAAGGGATTGTAAAACGAGAAGTGTTTCCAGAAACTCCTGTTCGAATCGAATATTCTTTAACTGAAAAAGGAAATTCACTTGAGCCTTTCATGCGAGAAATGGAAAAATGGTCACAAGACTGGTTAGAAGTGTGA
- a CDS encoding macrolide 2'-phosphotransferase, with product MNTRKLKQLAEQNGLSILEDSIKINESGVDFQVAHAKDENGHKWILRVPRRPESMRHAKKEKQALDIMQKEASFEVPDWSIYSDDLIAYKQLKGMPAATIDMEVQVYVWSFDEKNVPASYYETLGKALANLHNLPEAPFKNTGIEIIEASELRASMKQRMERVKQTYEVNSIKWERWQAWLSDDSLWPKHVGVRHGDMHPGHILIDEAQRVTGFIDWTEVGIGDVSIDFMSHQMLFGKEGLQQILAAYDNAGGRTWSKMEEHITELLTTSGLTVAEYAEVSGLKEMHETAVQMLASE from the coding sequence ATGAATACACGTAAACTTAAACAATTAGCCGAGCAAAATGGATTATCTATTTTAGAAGACTCAATAAAAATCAATGAATCAGGTGTAGACTTTCAGGTCGCACACGCCAAAGACGAAAACGGTCATAAATGGATTCTTAGAGTGCCAAGAAGACCAGAATCAATGAGACATGCCAAGAAAGAGAAACAAGCATTAGACATCATGCAAAAAGAGGCAAGCTTTGAAGTCCCAGACTGGTCGATTTACTCAGATGATCTCATTGCCTATAAACAGCTGAAAGGAATGCCAGCAGCGACCATTGATATGGAGGTACAAGTATATGTCTGGAGCTTCGATGAAAAGAATGTACCTGCAAGTTATTATGAGACACTAGGAAAAGCTTTGGCAAACCTGCATAATTTGCCTGAAGCTCCGTTTAAGAATACCGGCATCGAGATCATTGAAGCAAGTGAGTTAAGAGCGTCAATGAAACAGCGTATGGAGAGAGTGAAGCAAACCTATGAAGTGAATTCAATCAAATGGGAAAGATGGCAGGCGTGGCTTAGTGACGATTCACTTTGGCCAAAGCATGTGGGAGTAAGGCATGGTGATATGCATCCCGGCCATATTTTAATAGATGAAGCCCAGCGTGTCACAGGCTTTATTGACTGGACCGAAGTTGGAATAGGAGATGTGTCAATAGACTTTATGTCGCACCAAATGCTGTTTGGTAAAGAGGGGCTCCAACAGATCCTAGCTGCCTACGACAATGCAGGAGGCAGAACGTGGTCAAAAATGGAGGAGCATATAACCGAGCTATTAACGACAAGCGGCCTAACCGTTGCCGAGTATGCTGAAGTGTCCGGCTTAAAAGAAATGCATGAAACAGCAGTGCAGATGTTAGCAAGTGAATAA
- a CDS encoding MFS transporter, with product MKLFLNRNFACMFFGRILTNVGDSLYAVAAMWFVYDLGGSTFYTGLAGFLTILPRMIQLLAGPIIDRLPIRKLLITTQLTQALLLLIIPVASYYGFLTVTLVLIISPILTTLNMFVYPAQMAALPSLVENDDLTKANSYFTVAYQGIEIGCNAIAGVLIVAIGAVSIYVLDSVMFLIGAILFSFLRVPAAPKKTNTESKSLQTFIRTYASELKEGVSVLFNKTLSKLLIGVIGINLVGGATFVVLPAFSDYKGGVEIYGFLLMAQAAGSLTGALLTPYLKLERFGLGKVYAYAFMVSGVLWSVAIFSPWTWLVVTLYGLAWLPGGITNILINTVLQKGIPKKLLGRVFSAAYSVSGIALPLGSMAGGVLGVYIGSQYVIALSGIIVLFVGLGWLIDKQTRNLPKINEINESTFIKDEPKQMILSETV from the coding sequence ATGAAGCTGTTCTTAAATCGCAACTTTGCCTGCATGTTTTTTGGCCGTATCTTAACGAATGTAGGTGACAGCTTATATGCTGTTGCCGCGATGTGGTTCGTATATGATCTAGGCGGCTCGACATTTTATACCGGCCTTGCTGGTTTTTTAACGATTCTCCCTAGAATGATTCAGCTGCTCGCAGGGCCGATTATTGACCGTCTTCCTATTAGAAAACTCCTCATCACGACACAGCTCACACAAGCACTTCTATTACTCATCATACCTGTCGCTTCCTACTATGGATTTCTGACTGTGACGCTCGTATTAATCATTTCTCCTATCCTTACGACGTTAAATATGTTTGTGTATCCAGCCCAAATGGCCGCACTCCCTTCCCTTGTAGAAAATGACGATTTAACAAAAGCAAATTCGTATTTTACCGTGGCCTATCAAGGAATCGAAATCGGCTGTAACGCGATTGCTGGTGTGTTGATTGTAGCGATTGGGGCGGTATCCATTTATGTGTTAGATTCTGTGATGTTTTTGATTGGAGCCATTTTGTTTTCATTCTTAAGGGTACCGGCAGCTCCTAAGAAAACGAACACGGAAAGTAAAAGTCTCCAAACCTTCATACGAACGTACGCAAGTGAGTTAAAAGAAGGAGTAAGTGTCCTTTTCAACAAAACCTTATCTAAACTGCTGATTGGTGTCATCGGGATCAATCTTGTCGGTGGCGCAACCTTCGTCGTTCTACCCGCATTCAGTGACTATAAAGGCGGGGTAGAGATATATGGATTTCTACTTATGGCGCAAGCTGCCGGAAGCCTTACCGGTGCTCTTTTGACCCCGTACTTGAAGCTTGAGCGTTTTGGGCTGGGAAAGGTATATGCCTATGCGTTCATGGTGAGCGGGGTTCTATGGTCGGTTGCAATTTTCAGTCCATGGACATGGCTTGTTGTCACTCTCTACGGCTTAGCATGGCTGCCAGGCGGAATCACCAACATTCTCATTAACACCGTTCTTCAAAAAGGCATCCCTAAAAAGCTGCTAGGGCGCGTGTTCTCTGCAGCCTATAGTGTCTCAGGTATTGCACTGCCACTCGGCTCTATGGCAGGCGGGGTGCTAGGGGTGTATATCGGCAGCCAATATGTGATTGCCCTAAGCGGAATCATTGTTCTATTTGTCGGACTTGGCTGGCTTATCGACAAACAAACGAGAAACCTTCCTAAAATCAACGAAATTAACGAGAGTACCTTTATAAAAGATGAACCAAAACAAATGATCTTATCAGAGACCGTGTAG
- a CDS encoding TetR/AcrR family transcriptional regulator — MDGFEKRKEKKMKQIFSASLDLVCQYGFDKISVNEIAAKARVSPATIYNYFGTKEQLYHSMLHDWVDSKIHEYDVILQSGKSFNDKIKDIMTLEAHNLRLLANMSQSQSQDPEPVHFFLSGVEEKLESFFHRLVHIGKTEGYIAKGFSDKVLLKHFKLFFYEISEHISVHGKRENDEEMDQLLQLFFYGLTPNQVIK; from the coding sequence ATGGATGGATTTGAAAAAAGAAAAGAAAAAAAAATGAAGCAGATATTTTCTGCTTCACTTGATTTGGTTTGCCAATATGGATTTGACAAGATCAGTGTCAATGAGATCGCCGCTAAAGCCCGCGTTTCTCCCGCCACGATCTATAACTACTTTGGAACGAAGGAACAACTTTACCATTCCATGCTTCATGATTGGGTAGATTCTAAAATACATGAATATGATGTCATCCTTCAATCGGGCAAATCTTTCAATGACAAGATAAAAGACATCATGACACTGGAAGCTCATAACCTCAGACTTTTGGCTAATATGAGTCAGAGTCAGAGTCAAGATCCTGAACCTGTTCATTTTTTTCTTAGTGGTGTGGAAGAGAAGTTAGAATCCTTTTTTCATAGACTGGTTCATATAGGAAAAACAGAAGGATATATTGCAAAAGGTTTTTCGGATAAAGTCTTATTAAAACACTTCAAACTATTTTTTTATGAAATCAGTGAACACATAAGCGTTCATGGTAAACGGGAGAATGATGAAGAAATGGATCAACTACTTCAATTATTTTTCTACGGATTAACCCCCAATCAAGTAATCAAATGA
- a CDS encoding carbonic anhydrase: MMKRKSIYLLVAACLALAACAEQTETEPAETAPTTDSTEPSDESQEESTEELTEWSYDGESGPEHWGHLHASYSACVDGSEQSPINIDLAEMEESQQIEEIDIQYEPASFSLVNNGHTIQKNAVDENNAITLDGQEYQLVQFHFHTPSEHQFNGEHFDMELHLVHQDINGNLAVLGVMIEEGAENEELAPAWGDLPEEETENDIALVEPINLQNLLPEDQSSFHYNGSLTTPPCTEEVKWIVFKEPIQKSAEQIQAFQEIYEENHRPVQPLNERG; encoded by the coding sequence ATGATGAAAAGGAAATCTATTTACCTATTAGTCGCTGCATGTTTGGCATTAGCGGCTTGCGCAGAACAAACAGAAACCGAGCCTGCAGAAACAGCACCAACAACTGACTCCACGGAACCTAGTGATGAATCTCAAGAGGAATCTACTGAGGAACTTACGGAATGGTCTTATGACGGGGAATCTGGACCTGAGCATTGGGGTCATTTACACGCTTCTTACTCGGCATGTGTTGATGGCAGTGAACAATCACCCATTAACATTGATTTAGCTGAAATGGAGGAAAGTCAACAAATAGAGGAGATTGATATTCAATACGAGCCTGCTTCTTTTTCACTCGTTAATAATGGACATACGATTCAAAAGAATGCAGTGGATGAGAATAATGCGATCACGTTAGATGGGCAAGAATATCAGCTTGTTCAATTTCATTTTCATACACCAAGTGAACACCAATTTAACGGGGAGCATTTTGACATGGAGCTGCATCTTGTACACCAAGATATTAATGGGAATCTAGCAGTCTTAGGTGTGATGATTGAAGAAGGTGCGGAAAACGAAGAATTAGCGCCTGCATGGGGAGATCTGCCGGAAGAGGAGACGGAAAATGACATTGCTTTAGTGGAGCCTATCAACCTTCAAAACCTCTTGCCTGAAGACCAATCCTCATTCCATTACAACGGATCACTAACGACCCCGCCATGTACGGAAGAAGTAAAATGGATTGTATTCAAAGAGCCGATTCAAAAATCAGCTGAACAAATTCAAGCATTCCAAGAGATTTATGAAGAGAACCACCGCCCGGTTCAGCCTTTGAATGAACGAGGGTAA
- a CDS encoding ArsR/SmtB family transcription factor: protein MSNQKKSLDISVEQAKLLGNALRVKIMKQLLDTPKTSKQVATQLGHSPGNVHYHLKKLHEGGLVELVEEKPFGGVVEKYYQAVASRFNSPGGAMDPVLQDGFNSRDSSLISIRLELTAKQRKNLQEEFLEFLESWVEKSSHTQADEKTEEFSIGVKIVSTEPKGEEE, encoded by the coding sequence ATGTCAAACCAAAAAAAATCACTCGACATCTCAGTGGAACAGGCGAAATTACTTGGAAACGCTCTCCGTGTAAAAATCATGAAGCAGCTATTAGATACACCGAAAACATCGAAGCAAGTAGCCACACAACTTGGACACTCGCCAGGAAATGTGCATTATCACCTGAAGAAGCTGCATGAAGGTGGTCTGGTTGAACTAGTGGAAGAGAAGCCATTTGGCGGAGTGGTGGAGAAGTACTACCAAGCTGTAGCCAGCCGGTTTAATTCACCAGGAGGCGCAATGGATCCCGTTTTACAAGATGGATTTAATTCACGTGATTCCTCGCTCATCAGTATTCGTTTAGAACTGACTGCCAAGCAGCGTAAAAATCTGCAGGAAGAATTTTTGGAGTTTTTGGAATCATGGGTCGAGAAATCTTCCCACACTCAAGCAGACGAGAAAACAGAAGAGTTCAGTATCGGCGTGAAAATCGTCTCAACTGAACCAAAGGGGGAAGAGGAATGA